In one Lolium rigidum isolate FL_2022 chromosome 3, APGP_CSIRO_Lrig_0.1, whole genome shotgun sequence genomic region, the following are encoded:
- the LOC124699200 gene encoding probable calcium-binding protein CML25/26, producing the protein MEAPTVFAAFDKDGDGKVSASELRCGLWSTLGEDMSEEDAAAILAAVDADGDGLLNQEEFSSLAAGAQENDDVKRRCLMEAFGMYASSSTMITPASLRRTLSRLGSHELGVEDCRAMICRFDLDGDGVLSFDEFRVMMMA; encoded by the coding sequence ATGGAGGCACCGACGGTGTTCGCAGCCTTCGACAAGGACGGCGACGGCAAGGTGTCCGCCTCCGAGCTGCGGTGCGGCCTGTGGTCGACCCTGGGGGAGGACATGTCGGAGGAGGATGCGGCGGCGATCCTCGCTGCAGTGGACGCCGACGGTGACGGGCTGCTGAACCAAGAAGAGTTCTCGAGCCTGGCCGCCGGCGCCCAAGAAAACGACGACGTCAAACGAAGGTGCTTGATGGAGGCGTTCGGGATGTACGCATCGTCCTCGACGATGATCACGCCGGCGAGCCTGAGGCGGACGCTGAGCAGGCTGGGGTCGCACGAGCTCGGGGTGGAGGACTGCAGGGCCATGATCTGCAGGTTTGacctcgacggcgacggcgtcctcTCATTTGACGAGTTCAGGGTCATGATGATGGCCTGA